From a single Miscanthus floridulus cultivar M001 chromosome 8, ASM1932011v1, whole genome shotgun sequence genomic region:
- the LOC136477161 gene encoding probable apyrase 5 isoform X2, producing the protein MRRPNARGEPKVQTLALAPPSPAAPTKMGAQRRQPSSRRRLVGALTLLAASALALLLLASRPVPPTYGVIIDAGSTGSRVHVIAYRSTAGLPQLDWARTASMKATPGLSSFAADPRGAGLSLAPLVEFARRRVPLESWGQTEVRLMATAGLRLLDSAVAESVLQSCREVLRGSGFQFQDEWTTVISGAEEGIYAWVAANYALGTLGGDLNDTTGIIELGGASVQVTLVTSEPVPVEFSHVLKFGDVSYNLYSHSFLQLGLNVAYDSFHDLLSSPGLSSMATHLISQAKYKDPCTPRGFTRIAGSVKLPVSVLEPKVEYRPFAHAVGNFSECRSAALTLLQKGKEGCTYHECRLGAAFVPELEGKFLATENFYHTSKFFGLHSKSFLSDLMAAGEIFCHGDWSKIKKYSSFDDGQLLLFCFSSAYIIALLHDTLKMPLDHKRIDVVNQIHGMPVDWALGAFIVQTTMNRTDILHPKVEKASAEDDLRHGERQVHHNKGQPMSRTHRRWEWVDFLQRSTIDHVCRFS; encoded by the exons ATGCGCCGCCCTAATGCCCGCGGCGAGCCCAAGGTACAAACCCTAGCTCTCGCGCCTCCCTCCCCAGCCGCCCCCACCAAGATGGGCGCCCAAAGGCGACAACCCAGCTCCCGCCGCCGCCTTGTCGGCGCCCTCACGCTCCTCGCCGCGTCCGCGCTCGCGCTGCTCCTCCTAGCATCCCGCCCGGTGCCCCCGACCTACGGCGTCATCATCGACGCCGGCAGCACGGGGAGCCGCGTCCACGTCATCGCCTACCGCTCCACGGCGGGACTCCCGCAGCTGGACTGGGCACGCACGGCCTCGATGAAGGCGACCCCGGGGCTATCGTCCTTCGCGGCGGACCCACGCGGCGCGGGGCTGTCGCTGGCGCCGCTTGTGGAGTTTGCCCGGCGCCGTGTGCCGCTGGAGAGCTGGGGGCAAACCGAGGTGCGGCTCATGGCCACTGCCGGGCTGCGGCTGCTCGATTCCGCAGTGGCCGAGTCCGTCCTGCAGTCTTGCAGGGAAGTGCTTCGGGGGTCGGGGTTCCAATTTCAGGACGAATGGACCACCGTGATCTCAG GGGCTGAGGAAGGGATATACGCATGGGTTGCAGCAAATTATGCTTTGGGGACTCTTGGCGGTGATTTAAATGACACCACTGGGATTATTGAACTTGGTGGGGCTTCTGTTCAG GTAACACTTGTTACCAGTGAACCTGTGCCTGTGGAGTTCTCTCATGTGCTTAAGTTTGGTGATGTCTCATATAACCTGTACAGCCACAGCTTTTTGCAGCTTGGTCTG AATGTAGCATATGACTCATTCCATGACTTGCTCAGCTCACCTGGCCTTAGCTCAA TGGCCACACATTTGATTTCTCAAGCTAAGTATAAAGATCCTTGCACTCCAAGGGGATTTACACGCATAGCAGGATCAGTTAAACTTCCTGTTAGTGTTCTTGAGCCGAAGGTTGAGTACAGACCTTTTGCTCATGCTGTGGGGAACTTCTCTGAGTGTAGATCTGCAGCGCTAACACTACTGCAAAAAGGAAAGG AGGGATGTACATATCATGAATGCCGCCTTGGAGCGGCATTTGTACCAGAGTTGGAAGGGAAATTTTTAGCGACAGAAAATTTTTACCATACTTCAAAG TTCTTTGGTCTGCACTCAAAGTCCTTCCTTTCTGATCTGATGGCGGCTGGGGAAATTTTTTGCCATGGGGATTGGTCAAAGATTAAGAAGTACAGCTCTTTTGATGACGGACAGCTGCTGCTTTTTTGCTTTTCCTCAGCATATATTATTGCTCTACTACATGATACACTTAAAATGCCACTGGATCATAAGAG GATTGATGTTGTAAATCAAATCCATGGCATGCCTGTTGACTGGGCATTGGGTGCTTTCATTGTGCAGACGACAATGAACCGAACAGA CATTCTCCATCCAAAGGTGGAGAAGGCCTCAGCTGAGGACGATCTACGACATGGAGAAAGGCAGGTACATCATAACAAGGGTCAGCCGATGAGTCGCACACATCGGCGTTGGGAGTGGGTGGACTTCCTGCAGCGGAGCACTATTGACCATGTATGTAGATTTTCCTAA
- the LOC136477161 gene encoding probable apyrase 6 isoform X3, whose amino-acid sequence MRRPNARGEPKVQTLALAPPSPAAPTKMGAQRRQPSSRRRLVGALTLLAASALALLLLASRPVPPTYGVIIDAGSTGSRVHVIAYRSTAGLPQLDWARTASMKATPGLSSFAADPRGAGLSLAPLVEFARRRVPLESWGQTEVRLMATAGLRLLDSAVAESVLQSCREVLRGSGFQFQDEWTTVISGAEEGIYAWVAANYALGTLGGDLNDTTGIIELGGASVQVTLVTSEPVPVEFSHVLKFGDVSYNLYSHSFLQLGLNVAYDSFHDLLSSPGLSSKGCTYHECRLGAAFVPELEGKFLATENFYHTSKFFGLHSKSFLSDLMAAGEIFCHGDWSKIKKYSSFDDGQLLLFCFSSAYIIALLHDTLKMPLDHKRIDVVNQIHGMPVDWALGAFIVQTTMNRTEYSDSSVSYLNNHSSGLVPLLFITVVVFTAFSIQRWRRPQLRTIYDMEKGRYIITRVSR is encoded by the exons ATGCGCCGCCCTAATGCCCGCGGCGAGCCCAAGGTACAAACCCTAGCTCTCGCGCCTCCCTCCCCAGCCGCCCCCACCAAGATGGGCGCCCAAAGGCGACAACCCAGCTCCCGCCGCCGCCTTGTCGGCGCCCTCACGCTCCTCGCCGCGTCCGCGCTCGCGCTGCTCCTCCTAGCATCCCGCCCGGTGCCCCCGACCTACGGCGTCATCATCGACGCCGGCAGCACGGGGAGCCGCGTCCACGTCATCGCCTACCGCTCCACGGCGGGACTCCCGCAGCTGGACTGGGCACGCACGGCCTCGATGAAGGCGACCCCGGGGCTATCGTCCTTCGCGGCGGACCCACGCGGCGCGGGGCTGTCGCTGGCGCCGCTTGTGGAGTTTGCCCGGCGCCGTGTGCCGCTGGAGAGCTGGGGGCAAACCGAGGTGCGGCTCATGGCCACTGCCGGGCTGCGGCTGCTCGATTCCGCAGTGGCCGAGTCCGTCCTGCAGTCTTGCAGGGAAGTGCTTCGGGGGTCGGGGTTCCAATTTCAGGACGAATGGACCACCGTGATCTCAG GGGCTGAGGAAGGGATATACGCATGGGTTGCAGCAAATTATGCTTTGGGGACTCTTGGCGGTGATTTAAATGACACCACTGGGATTATTGAACTTGGTGGGGCTTCTGTTCAG GTAACACTTGTTACCAGTGAACCTGTGCCTGTGGAGTTCTCTCATGTGCTTAAGTTTGGTGATGTCTCATATAACCTGTACAGCCACAGCTTTTTGCAGCTTGGTCTG AATGTAGCATATGACTCATTCCATGACTTGCTCAGCTCACCTGGCCTTAGCTCAA AGGGATGTACATATCATGAATGCCGCCTTGGAGCGGCATTTGTACCAGAGTTGGAAGGGAAATTTTTAGCGACAGAAAATTTTTACCATACTTCAAAG TTCTTTGGTCTGCACTCAAAGTCCTTCCTTTCTGATCTGATGGCGGCTGGGGAAATTTTTTGCCATGGGGATTGGTCAAAGATTAAGAAGTACAGCTCTTTTGATGACGGACAGCTGCTGCTTTTTTGCTTTTCCTCAGCATATATTATTGCTCTACTACATGATACACTTAAAATGCCACTGGATCATAAGAG GATTGATGTTGTAAATCAAATCCATGGCATGCCTGTTGACTGGGCATTGGGTGCTTTCATTGTGCAGACGACAATGAACCGAACAGAGTACTCAGATTCATCAGTTTCATATCTAAACAACCACTCTTCTGGCTTGGTTCCGCTTCTGTTCATTACTGTGGTTGTATTTACAGCATTCTCCATCCAAAGGTGGAGAAGGCCTCAGCTGAGGACGATCTACGACATGGAGAAAGGCAGGTACATCATAACAAGGGTCAGCCGATGA
- the LOC136477161 gene encoding probable apyrase 6 isoform X1 — MRRPNARGEPKVQTLALAPPSPAAPTKMGAQRRQPSSRRRLVGALTLLAASALALLLLASRPVPPTYGVIIDAGSTGSRVHVIAYRSTAGLPQLDWARTASMKATPGLSSFAADPRGAGLSLAPLVEFARRRVPLESWGQTEVRLMATAGLRLLDSAVAESVLQSCREVLRGSGFQFQDEWTTVISGAEEGIYAWVAANYALGTLGGDLNDTTGIIELGGASVQVTLVTSEPVPVEFSHVLKFGDVSYNLYSHSFLQLGLNVAYDSFHDLLSSPGLSSMATHLISQAKYKDPCTPRGFTRIAGSVKLPVSVLEPKVEYRPFAHAVGNFSECRSAALTLLQKGKEGCTYHECRLGAAFVPELEGKFLATENFYHTSKFFGLHSKSFLSDLMAAGEIFCHGDWSKIKKYSSFDDGQLLLFCFSSAYIIALLHDTLKMPLDHKRIDVVNQIHGMPVDWALGAFIVQTTMNRTEYSDSSVSYLNNHSSGLVPLLFITVVVFTAFSIQRWRRPQLRTIYDMEKGRYIITRVSR; from the exons ATGCGCCGCCCTAATGCCCGCGGCGAGCCCAAGGTACAAACCCTAGCTCTCGCGCCTCCCTCCCCAGCCGCCCCCACCAAGATGGGCGCCCAAAGGCGACAACCCAGCTCCCGCCGCCGCCTTGTCGGCGCCCTCACGCTCCTCGCCGCGTCCGCGCTCGCGCTGCTCCTCCTAGCATCCCGCCCGGTGCCCCCGACCTACGGCGTCATCATCGACGCCGGCAGCACGGGGAGCCGCGTCCACGTCATCGCCTACCGCTCCACGGCGGGACTCCCGCAGCTGGACTGGGCACGCACGGCCTCGATGAAGGCGACCCCGGGGCTATCGTCCTTCGCGGCGGACCCACGCGGCGCGGGGCTGTCGCTGGCGCCGCTTGTGGAGTTTGCCCGGCGCCGTGTGCCGCTGGAGAGCTGGGGGCAAACCGAGGTGCGGCTCATGGCCACTGCCGGGCTGCGGCTGCTCGATTCCGCAGTGGCCGAGTCCGTCCTGCAGTCTTGCAGGGAAGTGCTTCGGGGGTCGGGGTTCCAATTTCAGGACGAATGGACCACCGTGATCTCAG GGGCTGAGGAAGGGATATACGCATGGGTTGCAGCAAATTATGCTTTGGGGACTCTTGGCGGTGATTTAAATGACACCACTGGGATTATTGAACTTGGTGGGGCTTCTGTTCAG GTAACACTTGTTACCAGTGAACCTGTGCCTGTGGAGTTCTCTCATGTGCTTAAGTTTGGTGATGTCTCATATAACCTGTACAGCCACAGCTTTTTGCAGCTTGGTCTG AATGTAGCATATGACTCATTCCATGACTTGCTCAGCTCACCTGGCCTTAGCTCAA TGGCCACACATTTGATTTCTCAAGCTAAGTATAAAGATCCTTGCACTCCAAGGGGATTTACACGCATAGCAGGATCAGTTAAACTTCCTGTTAGTGTTCTTGAGCCGAAGGTTGAGTACAGACCTTTTGCTCATGCTGTGGGGAACTTCTCTGAGTGTAGATCTGCAGCGCTAACACTACTGCAAAAAGGAAAGG AGGGATGTACATATCATGAATGCCGCCTTGGAGCGGCATTTGTACCAGAGTTGGAAGGGAAATTTTTAGCGACAGAAAATTTTTACCATACTTCAAAG TTCTTTGGTCTGCACTCAAAGTCCTTCCTTTCTGATCTGATGGCGGCTGGGGAAATTTTTTGCCATGGGGATTGGTCAAAGATTAAGAAGTACAGCTCTTTTGATGACGGACAGCTGCTGCTTTTTTGCTTTTCCTCAGCATATATTATTGCTCTACTACATGATACACTTAAAATGCCACTGGATCATAAGAG GATTGATGTTGTAAATCAAATCCATGGCATGCCTGTTGACTGGGCATTGGGTGCTTTCATTGTGCAGACGACAATGAACCGAACAGAGTACTCAGATTCATCAGTTTCATATCTAAACAACCACTCTTCTGGCTTGGTTCCGCTTCTGTTCATTACTGTGGTTGTATTTACAGCATTCTCCATCCAAAGGTGGAGAAGGCCTCAGCTGAGGACGATCTACGACATGGAGAAAGGCAGGTACATCATAACAAGGGTCAGCCGATGA
- the LOC136477161 gene encoding probable apyrase 6 isoform X4 has product MRRPNARGEPKVQTLALAPPSPAAPTKMGAQRRQPSSRRRLVGALTLLAASALALLLLASRPVPPTYGVIIDAGSTGSRVHVIAYRSTAGLPQLDWARTASMKATPGLSSFAADPRGAGLSLAPLVEFARRRVPLESWGQTEVRLMATAGLRLLDSAVAESVLQSCREVLRGSGFQFQDEWTTVISGAEEGIYAWVAANYALGTLGGDLNDTTGIIELGGASVQVTLVTSEPVPVEFSHVLKFGDVSYNLYSHSFLQLGLNVAYDSFHDLLSSPGLSSMATHLISQAKYKDPCTPRGFTRIAGSVKLPVSVLEPKVEYRPFAHAVGNFSECRSAALTLLQKGKGGLSIYNNRSIYTSCYMSPPSSVILLSLFNNRSIYTSCYMSCPSSVILHVRCTVCTVVVYWCADRLLRGRWTPPGQACVGHLDLDGDGEWASVIELSVRCR; this is encoded by the exons ATGCGCCGCCCTAATGCCCGCGGCGAGCCCAAGGTACAAACCCTAGCTCTCGCGCCTCCCTCCCCAGCCGCCCCCACCAAGATGGGCGCCCAAAGGCGACAACCCAGCTCCCGCCGCCGCCTTGTCGGCGCCCTCACGCTCCTCGCCGCGTCCGCGCTCGCGCTGCTCCTCCTAGCATCCCGCCCGGTGCCCCCGACCTACGGCGTCATCATCGACGCCGGCAGCACGGGGAGCCGCGTCCACGTCATCGCCTACCGCTCCACGGCGGGACTCCCGCAGCTGGACTGGGCACGCACGGCCTCGATGAAGGCGACCCCGGGGCTATCGTCCTTCGCGGCGGACCCACGCGGCGCGGGGCTGTCGCTGGCGCCGCTTGTGGAGTTTGCCCGGCGCCGTGTGCCGCTGGAGAGCTGGGGGCAAACCGAGGTGCGGCTCATGGCCACTGCCGGGCTGCGGCTGCTCGATTCCGCAGTGGCCGAGTCCGTCCTGCAGTCTTGCAGGGAAGTGCTTCGGGGGTCGGGGTTCCAATTTCAGGACGAATGGACCACCGTGATCTCAG GGGCTGAGGAAGGGATATACGCATGGGTTGCAGCAAATTATGCTTTGGGGACTCTTGGCGGTGATTTAAATGACACCACTGGGATTATTGAACTTGGTGGGGCTTCTGTTCAG GTAACACTTGTTACCAGTGAACCTGTGCCTGTGGAGTTCTCTCATGTGCTTAAGTTTGGTGATGTCTCATATAACCTGTACAGCCACAGCTTTTTGCAGCTTGGTCTG AATGTAGCATATGACTCATTCCATGACTTGCTCAGCTCACCTGGCCTTAGCTCAA TGGCCACACATTTGATTTCTCAAGCTAAGTATAAAGATCCTTGCACTCCAAGGGGATTTACACGCATAGCAGGATCAGTTAAACTTCCTGTTAGTGTTCTTGAGCCGAAGGTTGAGTACAGACCTTTTGCTCATGCTGTGGGGAACTTCTCTGAGTGTAGATCTGCAGCGCTAACACTACTGCAAAAAGGAAAGG GGGGGCTCTCCATCTATAATAACCGTTCGATCTACACGTCGTGCTATATGAGCCCTCCGTCATCCGTGATCTTACTCTCCCTCTTTAACAACCGTTCGATCTACACGTCGTGCTATATGAGCTGTCCATCGTCCGTTATCTTACATGTAAGAT GTACCGTATGTACTGTTGTTGTGTACTGGTGCGCCGACCGATTGCTTCGCGGCCGCTGGACGCCGCCAGGCCAAGCGTGTGTCGGGCACCTGGACCTGGACGGAGACGGAGAGTGGGCGTCGGTGATTGAGTTGAGCGTGCGGTGCCGGTAG